Part of the Prevotella communis genome is shown below.
GATAGCACCATAGTTGAAGGCATCGTCGGCTGTCATATCAAAGAAGGGCACCTGCAGAATACCAGCAGGGAAACAGATTTCGTTGGTGGTGGGGTTGTAGTAGGCGTTCACGGTCTGAGGATCCATGTACCAGTCGTCGATATCCACGGGCTTGCCAGCCATATGGTCAATCTCGTACTCGTTCCAGAACTTACGACAGGCCAACAGGTTCTCGTAGTACGACAAAGAGGGGTCGATAGAGAGCTTAGACATATCAATCCACTTGTCGGGATAGCCCACCTTCACGTAGAACGTGTTAAGCTTCAGGAGAGCGTTCACCTTGGTAGAATCTGACATCCAGTCCTGAGCAGCGATACGCTCGCCAAGGGCAATCTGCAGGTTCTTGATGAGCTTGGTCATACGCTCCTTAGCTGCTGCAGGGAAATATTTCTCCACATAGATTTTACCAAGGGCCTGACCCATATAGCGCTCCACCTGACTGGTGGCACGACGCCAAGCGGGATGATCCTGCTTACGACCAGACATCACCTTACCAAAGAACTCGAAGTTGGCCTCGCGAACGGCATCGTTCAGGCAACCAGTAGAGCTCAGGATAACGCTCCACTCCATCACGTCGCGAAGGGTAGCGGGCTTCATCGTGGCCAGAATCTTGTTGGCACCCTCCATGAAGGCTGGCTGACCAACAACCATCTCCTGCATGAACTCACTCTTCAGTCCCTGAGCGTTCATCAACTGCTCCAGCTTGAGGTTGGGATACTTCTGATTAAACTCCTTCAGGGTCATCTTATTATAGTTGGCCTGAGGGTCGCGCAACTCGGTGCGACTCTTTGAAATCTTAGCCAGTTCAAGTTCCAGCGCGAAGATATTCTTCATCTTCTTAGTAGCCGCAGACTTACTAAAGCCATAAGCCTGGAACATTCTGACAATATGCTTCTTATACTCGTTACGAATCTTGGCTGTAGCCTCATCATTCTCCAGATAATAATCCTTCATACCGAGGGTCAGTCCGCCCTGATTTACGCTAAGGATATTCTGAGAAGCGTTCTTCTCGTCGGCACCCAGTCCGGCACGATAGAACTCCATGTTACCATACTTAGCCATCTCCATCTGGATAGCGAAGAGCTGCTTCATGGTCTTGGCAGACTCGAGTGCCTTGAGCTTGCTCATCACAGGCTGCAGACCCTCCTTCTCACGACGTACAGAGTCCATAGCCAGTTTGTAGAGGTCAGAGAGTTTCTGTTCGGTAGTACCCTTGGCATAGGTATTGTTGAGCAGTTCGTTGAGGATGTCATTGATACGCTTGTTGTTGTCCTCACCCAAACGGTCGAAAGAACCGAAACGTGAGAAGGCAGCAGGCAGCGGATTCTTCTTCATCCACCCACCACAGGCATACTCATAGAAATCGTCTGCAGGACGCACCGATGTGTCGAGGTCGCCCAGTTTGATGCCCGACTGCAGTTCAGCCTGTGCCGATGCAGCGAGCGACATTGACGTTAAAGCCATTGTCATAAAAAGTTTTGTTAGTTTCATTGTTTATGTGTATTGAAAAAAAATATTATTTCAAGCATCCAGAAGTTCCTGAAGCTCTTCTGAGAGTTTTTCCCAGCGTTCTACCTCTTCATCCATCTGGCGCTTAGTGTCGGTATACTCCGTGACGAGCGTCATATCTGAGGCATTCTTTGGATCGCATAGCAGCTCATCAAGTTCCTTGAGGCGCTGTTCCATCTTGGAGATTTTCTTCTCACACTCTTCAACAGCCTTCTCGGCACGCTTCTGACGACGCTGCTGCTCCTTGCGCTCGGCATAAGACTCTCCCCCAGCGGACTCTCCCCCTTGCCCCTCTCTGTGAGAGAGGGGAGTAGATAGATTTTGCTTTGCGGATGGGGTTTCCTTAACAGGAGATGCTTTCTCCAGTTCGCTCATATCTGCGATTTTACGCGCATGCAGGAAGTCGTAGATACCACCGATATGCTCGCGCACCTTGCCACCACCAAACTCATAGACCTTGGTGACCAAGCCATCGAGGAACTCACGGTCGTGGGACACGATGATAGCGGTGCCGTCGAAAGCGCGGATGGCCTCCTTGAGCACATCCTTTGAAGGCATGTCGAGGTGGTTGGTGGGCTCGTCGAGAATCAGGAGGTTGACAGGCTCTAAGAGCAGGCGAATCATGGCCAAGCGACTACGCTCGCCGCCACTGAGCACCTTGACTTTCTTGTCGGAGGCCTCGCCACCAAACATGAAAGCTCCGAGGATATCATTGATACGCAGGCGGATGTCTCCCTTTGCCACATTATCGATGGTCTGGAACACGGTGAGATTCTCATCGAGCAACTGTGCCTGATTCTGAGCGAAATAGCCAATCTGCACGTTATGCCCCACCTTCAGCGAACCCTCGAAAGGAATCTCGCCCATGATACATTTCACCAGGGTAGATTTACCCTCACCGTTCTTACCTACGAAAGCCACCTTCTCACCGCGCTTGATGGTGAGGTTGACATGGTCGAAGATAACGCGGTTGTAGGCTTTCTTCACTTCATCGCAGATAACGGGGTAATCGCCAGAGCGGAGGCAGGGCGGAAACTTCAGGTGCATGGCGGAATTATCCACCTCGTCCACCTCGATAATCTCCATTTTCTCCAACTGGCGCAGGCGCTGCTGTACCTGCACGGCCTTGGTTGGCTTATAACGGAAACGCTCTACGAAGTCGCGTATATCAGCCATCTCCTTCTGCTGATTCTCATAGGCACGGAGCTGCTGTTCGCGGCGTTCTTTTCTGAGCACCACATACTCATCGTACTTCACACGGTAGTCGACCACGTGTCCACAGGAAATCTCCAGCGTACGGTTGGACACATTATTGATAAAGGCACGGTCGTGACTGACCAGCACCACTGCCCCACTCCACGTAGCCAACAACTGTTCGAGCCATTGGATAGACTCGATATCAAGGTGGTTGGTGGGCTCGTCGAGCAACAGCACATCAGGACGGCGTAACAGAATCTTGGCCAACTCGATACGCATACGCCAACCGCCCGAGAACTCGGAGGTAGGACGGTCAAAGTCGGTACGCTCGAAGCCCAAGCCCATCAGCGTGCGCTCTATCTCGGCCTCGTAGCCCTCGGCACCCAACATCTGGTAGCGTTCGTGCTCAGTAGAGAATTTCTCTACAAGCGCCATATAATCCTCACTCTCATAGTCGGTACGCTCGTTGAGCTGCTGCTCCATACGTGCAATACGGTCGGCCATCTTCTGGATATCGGCAAAGGCCTTCTGAGCCTCCTGACGCACGGTGGTGTCGTCCTGCAGAATCATGACCTGAGGCAGATAGCCAATGGTGCTCTCGCTGGCCACGCTCACCGTACCAGCCGTGGGTTTCTCCATGCCACAGAGAATCTTGAGCATGGTAGACTTGCCTGCACCGTTCTTACCAACAAGGGCGATACGATCCTTGTCGTTGATGACAAAGGTGGCATCTGTAAACAGGGGTTTTACCCCGAATTCAACTTTTAATCCTTCTACGGAAATCACTTTCTAATATATTAAAAGAGGTGTATCATTAATAAAATCAGCTTGCAAAGGTACAACCTTTTCGCGGAATGTCCAACTTTTTTACATGTTTTAGCATGCTATCGTCAGAACTGGAAATAGATAAAGGGCTGTATCTCACTGCTTTTTACCTGGATGACCAGATAGATGACAGCAGTGATGAGGAGGGCACACAGCACTACACCGCCCCACTCCAACACACGCACGCAACGCGCCTGGAAGGTATCGGGCACGAAATGGGTGACATAGCCAAACAGCATCATGGCGAAGACAATCCAATAGCCGGTGACAACCTGCTCGAAGAGCTCAGGATGGAAATTGGTGGCAATCTGCGTGATCATCACCCACGAAGCCTCGAAGGTGTGATTGCGGAAGAATATCCAGCAGAAAGCCACGAAATGGAATGTCAGGAGCACAGACAGCAACCAGCGCAGACCCGTGCTGTGATAGTGCTTTTCGTGATGGAACACATGTTCGCGCGTCCACTTATGCAGGGCCAGTGCCACACCATGCATACCTCCCCACGCTACAAAATTGAGACTGGCACCATGCCACAGTCCGCCCAGGAGCATCGTGATAATCAGGTTGACATACTGGCGCACCTTACCCTTACGGTTGCCTCCCAGGGAGATATAGATATAGTCACGAATCCACGACGACAGCGAGATATGCCAGCGACGCCAGAAGTCAGTGATGCTCTCAGAACGGTAAGGGGCGTTGAAGTTCATGGGAAAACGGAAGCCCAACAGCAGGGCGATACCGATAGCCATATCACTATAGCCAGAGAAGTCGCAATAGATCTGAAGGGTATAGCCATAGACACCCAAGAGATTCTCCACACCACTATAGAGCGAGGGATTATCGAAGATGCGGTCCACGAAATTCAGGGAGATATAATCGCTGATAACGGCCTTTTTGAACAGACCGATAGCGATGAAATAGCAGCCCTGGGCAAACATCTGCGAGGTAATCTCAAGAGGTTTGCGAATCTGTGGGGCGAAGTCGCGCGCACGGACTATAGGTCCTGCCACCAACTGGGGGAAGAACGACACATAGAAGGCGTAGTCGAGCAACGAAGGCAAGGGTTTCAGATCACCACGATACACGTCGATGACATACGACATAGACTGGAACGTGAAGAACGAAATTCCCACTGGCAGGAAGATGTCCCAAGGCTGGAAATTGCTGCCCACCATCTGCGCCCACATGCCGGCGAAGAAATTGGTGTATTTGAAATAGCCAAGAAGACCCAGGTCGATAAATAACGACAAAGCCACAAGCCATTTAGACCGATGAACAGACAGGACGCGTGCTATGATATAATCGCTCAGCGTGACCACAGCCAACAGACCGAAATAGAGGCCGCTGGACTTATAATAGAAATAATAGGAGAAGGCGGTCACAAACAGCAGACGCAGGGTGAGCGTACGCTGAAGGAGCATATATATAAAGGTAAAACACAGGAACACCATCAGAAACAAGCCCGAGGAGAATATCATGGGTTCGTCTGAATGGTAGGTCAGAAGATGCAAAAGACGTTCACTCATGGCTGTTGCTGTTTATAAATATCGAATCCTGCTAAAAGACTCTTTACCAGATGGGTGGCCAGTCGGCGCCCACCGGCATGGGAGATATGGGTATAGTCCTTGTTGGCATAGCCCTTGTCCACCAGCGTCTTCATACTCTCGCGTCCGCCCATGGCCTGGAAGAGGTTGAAGAAAGCTACCTGCTCATTGGCTGCCATGATCTGCTGATAACCAACGAACGACTCAACGCCCGCCATGGTGTGGATACCCTCCATAGAACGCTGGTCGCGGTCGGTCATACTGACAACGAGGATGCTGGTATGGGGATAGGCTGCCTTGAAATGGCGGATAACGCTTCCCATCTGATGGATATATGAAGAATAGTTGCGTACCTTCTCATTGGCCACATTCAATCCGAAGTGGAAGATAATGAGGTCGTAAGGACGTTGGGCAGCAAACTCGCGCAGTACGGCAGAGGGAATAGAACCCAAGGTGACACCCGACGAGCCACGCATACTAAAATTGTCCACAATGATGCCCTGATTACTCTCCAAAGCAACGCCATAAAGGTAAGTCTTGGGCGAGGCAGCAGAGACGGAATAGATGATTTTATGCATGGAGGGATGATGCTTGGTGAAGGTCTGGAGCTGTCCGTCGCCACCAATAACGTCACTGACAAGTGTGTCGCTATTCATCTTTGTTGCCACGGTGATAGTATCTTCCGTCCTAAAGAAGAAGGTGGCTTTCTGCCAGTTGTTCAGGTGCTTGCGCGACTTAGAGCCCTGATAGACAAACGTGGCTCTGTTGCCGTCGATGGTGAAATAGCGCTGGGCGATGCTCTGCACCTGCGCATTGAACGGGCGCTTCACCACTTCGTATTCTCGCAAGCCCTCGAAGGAATGACGGACGGTCTGACGGAAGCCATAGATCTGACTGGCACAATCGACCCACCCCACGCCATTGCCGCCAAACTGCGTCTGTAGCTGTTCACGGAGGTCGCACGACAGGATATCGCCCTCTACGAAAGAGTCGCCGAAATAAGCGATGCGCACCGGACGGTTCAGCTCCTTGACACGTGCCAACTGCTGATAGAAATGGTGCATGCCGCCAGATTGCCCCTGACCATAATCGGCAATCATCGTAACACCTTCCGGCGTGGTCTGGGGCTGTATCATTCGGGGGATGACGGTATCAACACCGTCAATGGAATCGTACACCACGACGGTATCGGGAACCGACGCCACAACAGATGGGGGCTCGGGAATGTCAAGCACCTCTGTGCTGTCTGTCCCTGAAAGTGTTTCGGGCAACAGGTCGCTGAGTATATTCACTTGGCGCAACTCATTATCTCCCAGATAGATTGTCGGGAGAAAACGCATCGCAAAAAGAATCACCACAACCAGCCCTACTAATATGAAGGTACGTGCTGCTTGGTTCATTAAGCCTGGGCTTTCAGGAATTTATCGAGCACCTCGATACCTTTTATCGTACAGATGCCTCGAAGAGAGATAAACATGATATTATTCAGGACACTCTCAATAGAGAAATGTGCATACAGACGCTTCTGAAGGAAGAGCTGACCAATAGAGTCAAACAGAATGGTCACCAGGTCATGGTGGATGTCTTCACGGAAATAGCCCTCCTTGACACCCTTATCCAAAAAAGCAGCCAACTCCTTTCTGTTTTCCTCACGGCTCTTCTCCAAGTACGCCATCACCTTGGGATATTTCTCTATGTCATCATAGAACGATGGACTGGTGAAACGAAACTCTTCCACCTTTACCTTGTAGACATTCAAGATAATATCCATCACATTCGTGTTACCCTTTACAAACTCGGACATTTCTTTCTCGCGTCGCTGATTGTAGCTCTTGATACCTTCAAAGAGCAAAACCTCCTTATTGTCGTACAACTCGTACATCGTACGCTTGGATATATTCAGCGTGCGGGCAATGTCGTCCATCTTAACGGCCTTAATGCCTTTTTTAGCAAATAATGTCATCGCAGTATCCAGGATTTTTCCTTTCAACCCCTGCCGATATGCCGATAAACTCTTTAATTCTTGCATAAGTATTAGTTTTACGCTGCAAAGTTACTAAAAAGATTAAAAAACACTTGTATTTTTCGTCGATTTTTTGTACTTTTGCATACCATTTTTAATTTGACTCAATTATCTATTACACGTATGGTAAAAATTTCTAAAGAGGCAGCTTTGGAATATCACCAAAGCGGTCGCCCAGGAAAAATTGAAGTAAAGCCCACGAAGGCTTACAGAACACAAACAGATCTAAGCTTGGCATATTCTCCTGGAGTAGCTTATCCATGTCTGGAAATTCAGGATAACCCAGATGATGCTTACAAGTACACCGACAAAGGTAATCTGGTAGCAGTTATCTCGAATGGTACCGCCGTCCTCGGACTAGGCGATATCGGTGCCCTGAGCGGAAAACCCGTGATGGAAGGTAAGGGACTGCTCTTCAAGATTTACGGCGGTATTGACGTGTTTGATATCGAAGTCAACGAAAAAGACCCTGAGAAATTCTGTGAGGCTGTGGAGCGTATCGCCCCCACTTTTGGTGGTATCAACCTGGAAGACATCAAGGCTCCTGAGTGCTTCTACATCGAGGAGCGTCTGAAGAAGACCCTCGACATCCCCGTGATGCACGACGACCAGCATGGTACTGCTATCATCAGTGCTGCCGGTTTGAAGAATGCG
Proteins encoded:
- a CDS encoding M13 family metallopeptidase, which gives rise to MKLTKLFMTMALTSMSLAASAQAELQSGIKLGDLDTSVRPADDFYEYACGGWMKKNPLPAAFSRFGSFDRLGEDNNKRINDILNELLNNTYAKGTTEQKLSDLYKLAMDSVRREKEGLQPVMSKLKALESAKTMKQLFAIQMEMAKYGNMEFYRAGLGADEKNASQNILSVNQGGLTLGMKDYYLENDEATAKIRNEYKKHIVRMFQAYGFSKSAATKKMKNIFALELELAKISKSRTELRDPQANYNKMTLKEFNQKYPNLKLEQLMNAQGLKSEFMQEMVVGQPAFMEGANKILATMKPATLRDVMEWSVILSSTGCLNDAVREANFEFFGKVMSGRKQDHPAWRRATSQVERYMGQALGKIYVEKYFPAAAKERMTKLIKNLQIALGERIAAQDWMSDSTKVNALLKLNTFYVKVGYPDKWIDMSKLSIDPSLSYYENLLACRKFWNEYEIDHMAGKPVDIDDWYMDPQTVNAYYNPTTNEICFPAGILQVPFFDMTADDAFNYGAIGVVIGHEMTHGFDDQGRQFDKDGNMHDWWAASDGEQFKARTDKYADFFSAIKVLPDLNANGRLTLGENLADHGGLQVAYAAFKNATKNHPLPVIDGLTPDQRFFLAYAGVWAGNITEAEIRNRTKSDPHSLGRWRVNGALPHIDAWYEAFGVKPGDKMYIPKEQRLPLW
- a CDS encoding ABC-F family ATP-binding cassette domain-containing protein, yielding MISVEGLKVEFGVKPLFTDATFVINDKDRIALVGKNGAGKSTMLKILCGMEKPTAGTVSVASESTIGYLPQVMILQDDTTVRQEAQKAFADIQKMADRIARMEQQLNERTDYESEDYMALVEKFSTEHERYQMLGAEGYEAEIERTLMGLGFERTDFDRPTSEFSGGWRMRIELAKILLRRPDVLLLDEPTNHLDIESIQWLEQLLATWSGAVVLVSHDRAFINNVSNRTLEISCGHVVDYRVKYDEYVVLRKERREQQLRAYENQQKEMADIRDFVERFRYKPTKAVQVQQRLRQLEKMEIIEVDEVDNSAMHLKFPPCLRSGDYPVICDEVKKAYNRVIFDHVNLTIKRGEKVAFVGKNGEGKSTLVKCIMGEIPFEGSLKVGHNVQIGYFAQNQAQLLDENLTVFQTIDNVAKGDIRLRINDILGAFMFGGEASDKKVKVLSGGERSRLAMIRLLLEPVNLLILDEPTNHLDMPSKDVLKEAIRAFDGTAIIVSHDREFLDGLVTKVYEFGGGKVREHIGGIYDFLHARKIADMSELEKASPVKETPSAKQNLSTPLSHREGQGGESAGGESYAERKEQQRRQKRAEKAVEECEKKISKMEQRLKELDELLCDPKNASDMTLVTEYTDTKRQMDEEVERWEKLSEELQELLDA
- a CDS encoding MBOAT family O-acyltransferase gives rise to the protein MSERLLHLLTYHSDEPMIFSSGLFLMVFLCFTFIYMLLQRTLTLRLLFVTAFSYYFYYKSSGLYFGLLAVVTLSDYIIARVLSVHRSKWLVALSLFIDLGLLGYFKYTNFFAGMWAQMVGSNFQPWDIFLPVGISFFTFQSMSYVIDVYRGDLKPLPSLLDYAFYVSFFPQLVAGPIVRARDFAPQIRKPLEITSQMFAQGCYFIAIGLFKKAVISDYISLNFVDRIFDNPSLYSGVENLLGVYGYTLQIYCDFSGYSDMAIGIALLLGFRFPMNFNAPYRSESITDFWRRWHISLSSWIRDYIYISLGGNRKGKVRQYVNLIITMLLGGLWHGASLNFVAWGGMHGVALALHKWTREHVFHHEKHYHSTGLRWLLSVLLTFHFVAFCWIFFRNHTFEASWVMITQIATNFHPELFEQVVTGYWIVFAMMLFGYVTHFVPDTFQARCVRVLEWGGVVLCALLITAVIYLVIQVKSSEIQPFIYFQF
- a CDS encoding TetR/AcrR family transcriptional regulator, translating into MQELKSLSAYRQGLKGKILDTAMTLFAKKGIKAVKMDDIARTLNISKRTMYELYDNKEVLLFEGIKSYNQRREKEMSEFVKGNTNVMDIILNVYKVKVEEFRFTSPSFYDDIEKYPKVMAYLEKSREENRKELAAFLDKGVKEGYFREDIHHDLVTILFDSIGQLFLQKRLYAHFSIESVLNNIMFISLRGICTIKGIEVLDKFLKAQA